Sequence from the Arvicola amphibius chromosome 3, mArvAmp1.2, whole genome shotgun sequence genome:
atcccacatcatctctgctttaaaacaaaaaaatctggagctttaaatttttttttttaaaaaacatcttgcatgggggctggagaaggCTCAGTCATTACTCTCAAAGGAGACTTAGACCCTGCATGATAGCACACACAGTCCTGTacctcaagttccagaggatctgatgtctttCTCTGCCCTCACCAGCACCAGACCCCacaggcaaacatacacataacacaaaacacatttaaaatgaagtttaatttgtgtgtgtgtgtgtgtgaatgtgtgggaaCATGTGTGGCATgtcacatgtgtgaaggtcacagAACAACAAATGGGAGTTGGTTATCTCTTTCCACCAGGTAGGTCCCCAGGAATGGAATGTAGGTCTTTGGGTTTAGCAGCAAAAACCTtaccttgctgagccatctctccagccacaacaGAGGTTTTACAGTTAAGGATCCAAGAAAAACATTAGTTTAGATAAGCAAAAGTTAAGATTTCCAGTTTTAAGGAATATGGAAATTGGCCACTCCGGAAgaaactgagttcaaggccagcctggtctacagagcaagatccaggaaagccagggctacacagagaaaccctgtgtcaaaacacaaaacaaaacaaaccccccaaaaaatatacaaaacaaacaaacaaaaagaatatagatATATCTTACAGCTATGTGTTACTTCAGTGTTCTAGactttacaaaaatatttaggCATGACCGATGCATGCTAACATATCACCAGGTCAGAATAGCTGTCATAACTGGTAGTGCTATTCATTTCCTTGCACTTGACCGTATGGAAAACTGGGAGATTTATACGACTTCCAAATCATGGAAGATTGAAATACTGGAGTAGCTATTCTGCTGGCTCTAGAGTTCTTtcatgtccatatatatatatggtacaaCAAGAAGAAAGACATCTAGTGACTCTGTCACTGGCTACACATACCCAGAGTAACACGAAAACAGGCTAGGCACTAGGCATGGAATAGAGAGCttgtgggtgtggctcagtggaaggGTATTTGCCCAGTGGATCACATGAGTGTAATCAGTTTCTATAGCGGATGAGTTTCCCCGAAAAGCTAAAGCGTACACACTCTAGCGCACTTATCTGCTCCTAAAAGCCTCGTCCAGAACTGCTCCCCACAGCCTTCGCGCCTTGTCTTCCCCAACATACACTCTGTAGGGTTCCCTACTCTCCACCCTGGACATCAGTCTCTGTACCTAAGGGCGGGCTTAGAGGGAGGACAGGCataggggaggagacaggaaaataGAAATAGCCAATTCGTCCTGAACTCGAGCCCCTCGCGGGCCTCACCCTTGTGGGGGCTGAGattggagaggaagtggggaggctCCAATCAGTCCTCACTCCGGCGCCCTCATGCCCCCACCCTTGTCTGCTCGGGGCTCCGGGGCGCCCGGTCCCCGCCCGTCGCCTCTAAAGGGGAGCAGCCGGCGACAGCTCGCTCGTGGGGTAAAGTGGAGATCTGCGGGCCACACGAGCCCCCAAGACACGTCCTCCGTGCCCTCAGCGGGCAGCGAGCCGCCCAGCCCCGAGCCAGGCCCCAGGGCAACCCCGGAGACCGCGGTGGCCGGATGCGCGGGCGCGTCACTTCCGGGCGGTGCAGCGGCGGCGGCTTGGAAGATGGCTGCGCCCTGTGGCTCGGAGCTGCCCGCCAACTCGCCGCTAAAAATTCCGAAGATGGAGGTGCTCTCCCCGGCTTCTCCTGGCGACCTGAGCGACGGGAACCCATCACTGTCCGACCCTTCCACGCCGCGGGGAGCCTCCCCTCTCGGGCCGGGCAGCACGGCGGGCTCGGGGACCGCGGCGTCAGGGGGTCTCGGGCAGGGGCTGGGGGGCCGCAGCGCTGCCTCGTCCTCGGTTTCCTTCTcgccgggcggcggcggcggaggtgGCGGGGCTGCGGCGGCCGCTGCCGCCGCCTGCCGGGGCATGTCGTGGACGCCGGCAGAGACTAACGCGCTCATCGCTGTGTGGGGCAACGAGCGGCTGGTGGAGGCGCGGTACCAGCAGCTGGAGGGAGCCGGCACGGTATTCGGCAGCAAGGCCCCCGGGCCGGCCATGTACGAGCGCGTGTCCCGGGCCCTGGCCGAGCTGGGCTACGAACGGACCCCGTCCCAGTGCCGGGAGCGCATCAAGGTAACCGGCCGCCCTGCCCGGGGCAGCGAACCAGAGGCAGAGAAGGCGGGGAAGCGGGCCTGGGGGCGGGGGCCGGGCCTAGCACGGGGCTCCCCTCCCGGGCCCCGGGTGCCCCTCGCGTCTcccctgcctctttcttctctcgCTGGGAAGGGGCGCTTCTTTCCAGATGGCCGCCAGCCCGTAGGTTTCCTGAGTTTGAAGTTGGGCGTGTCTGCCGCCGCCCCTCTTTCTTGCCAATTGAGGATGTTCCTGCGCTCTGAAGTTGGTAGTTTCTTATTGTGCGCGGGGCCGCACTGTCGCCGGTGCTGTCGCCCTTACTGTTTTGTTCCTAGGTAGAGGGGCTCTCAGGCTGAAGCTTTCCAGTTGGGATGGGATTGAGGAAGGGGCAGCAGGGGCCTGAATGAGCGCCCagtgtaagatttttttttagtaagtGATGGAGGTTTAAGAAAAAGCCTTAGGACGGCTGCCCTTTTGTGTCAGTCGCATTGCTTGTCACTTGAGGTGATAAGAACTAGTAAGGTTTGAGAAGCGTTGGAGAGTTGGAGAGGCTTAATGAAAGGCAGGTCGTGTATTGTTATCGAGGAGGTAGAGGACACCTTGAATGTTAGCCTGGCTGAAGATTGCATTGGAATTTGGATTGGCGATCTCTTCAAAGTTAGTGTGGTTTGAGAGGATCCTACTTCTGAGGAAGCTCTTTTCTTGACACCCAGTTTTTACTTCTTTCGTTAAGGCGCTGGATGCTGACAAGTAAAACAGTGTGCATCTGGCTGTCCTTGTGCATCTGCATGTTTAAATGCGGAGACTTAATGTGGGCTACATTTTACCATCAGCCCGCGCGCGGAGCGCTTTTTCTCAAGATTTGTCTAGGCGTTCGTGTCTGTCTTTGCAGACAAGGAGTTGTGGTTTAGTtatgttctttcccttcttctagagTCTGCTAAAAGTTTCTCCCAGGCTTCTTTGAAATGATTACCAGTACTTAATTATAGTATTCATTTCTGATAATTGCAGGCACATTTTCTGGGGCATGAAAAACCACCATGAACAGTCATAACTGAGAATAATCACATTAGCAAACAAGCACAGAACTCAGTAAGAACGGCTCTGAGTAAGAGTAGTCACAATGAAGCTGGGACATTGTGCAGAGTTCATGAAGTCTTGACTCCTGTGGTGCTCGCTTCAAGACATTGTTACTTAGAAAACTTGCTCTAGAATCAGTGGTTTCATTATTACCAGCCAGCCCTTCAAGGAACTTGGCACCCACTGGAAAGTTAATTTAGATTATTTGGTGGTGTAATTTGAGGATTCTTATTGAACGCTGTTGTTAAACAAGAATGTAATTGAAATCATGTGTAATAGCGAAAAACTATTGTTCTTCGGATTTCATTCACGGCTTTCTCTTTAGGGTCATTCTTGTTAAGTTTGGGGCAGATTCTTTGCGCTGCTGTGGATAGAATCTGTCCACAAACTTTTCTGGAGTCCAGAGAGTGTCTTGGGCATTTGTAAACTATgcctgttttcttgatttttattcatAGGACTTTCAAAGTGTACTATCAAAACCTTGCTGAATATAAATCTCTCCATAAAATTGTTTCTCAAACAACCAGGGAATATCTAGTTGGAATGCTTCATTATCCAGTTATGAGAAGGCAATCTAAAGCAAAGGAGATTGAGCCTCTGAAGAATTTAGAGGATCAGTTTACCTGTTTTCAGACAGGTAagaccaagttgacctcaaacttctaGTGTTTTGAGATTCTGAGTGGTTCTCTGATATGCTGCAGCAATTAACAGACAAGGCGGGCTGATGAATGTTTTGTGAAGTGCTTTACTCTGAATGATTTGGGTCAAGCAGTTCAGACTCTCTTGTTAAGGAATCTATTTCCTGGCAGAATAAAGATTAAGGACAAGTTCTGGTCTACCTTGTCCTTCAGTGCACCATCATACAGTCGGCACTGAATACTTCATTCACCAAATAAAGTTTAGAAAGAATTTTGGaaggttttcttgttttgctttttgttgctgtgataaaatacggTCAAAACcaatgtggggaggaaagggttttttatttggcttacaggttacagtccattattTAGGGAAGCAAGGTATCTTGGTTAACTTCTTAAAaaattgctctgaagagacaccatgatcaaagcagtTTATTAAAGGCAACAGTTTTAGAGGGTAGGTTtaggtgggaagcatggcagcagacaagGAGGCACGGTGCTGGAACAGTAGTTAAGAACTCACCTCTGATCtccaagcaggaggcagagagaaagaaactgggcCTGGTTACGCTTTTGAAGCTtaaaagtccacccccagtgatacactttaATACTTcccaaaacagttccaccaaccagggaccaaacatataaatatatgagcctgtgaggtcattttcattcaaacaagCACACCAGGACAGAAGTTTAAGGAAGGAATCTGTAGGCAGGAACTGAGGaactgcttactggattgctttCACTTGGTTTGCTCAGCTAGGCTTTTTTAATAGTGCAGGCACACCTTCCCAGGGATGGTACCTCCTCCTACATCAGTTAGCAATTAAATGCTTTACAGACGTGGCTACAActagtctgatggaggcatttcttcagctgaggttccttcttctcaggtatgtctaggtttgtgtcaagttgataaaagcTGTGACTGAATTATAAAAGTTTATAGTGgtgttattaaatttaaaaacaaagactttggaaccaaattaaaaaatatatagtattaaAGCCAAGCTTCGAAGGGCTGAGGCGTTACAGCTCTatggtggagtgcttgcttatTTTCTATAAGGCCTTGgagtcaatccccagcactgtgaacaaatacaaaaacaaaactgttaaTAATTCCCAAGCTTTGTTCCTTTAGAAAACTGTAAATGTGATCTTAAGCATAGAAGCAAATGTAGTCGCTGAAACCATACAATTATGAGACAACTGTccagggaatggagaaaaatacaacCTTAAGTTCTTAGAGTCTTTGacctaaaaataaaccttttggtttcattttttagAAATACCATCTTAGAACAAGTAATTCAGAAGCCTCTTGTGACTGTTTATTGATAAGAAATGCGGGGGCTGGAGATAGATTCAGCTTAAGAGTGCTTCGAGCACCGGAGTTTGTTCCTAGGTACTCATGACTACTTGTAgttccatctccaggggatcgaatgccctcttctgtcctctgtgggcaacTGCACATATATGGAATgctagtgtacacacacacacacacacacacacacacacacacgacacacattcatgcacataaataaatctgaaaaaaaaaaacaaaaagaaatccaattagtaatatcattgtttttagctgtagaaaataaatgaagagaaccagaaagtttttttgtttttgtttttttttttttttttagatttatctttttgggggatgggatggggttgagacaggatttctctgtgtagccctgactgtcctggaacttgctctatagaccaggctagctttgaagtcagagatccacctgcctctgcctccagattgctggtattaaaggcatgcaccaccaccaccaccacccaactattTATCTTaagtgagtgttttgtctgcatgtgtgtgtgtggtgcctgcaGAGTTAGATTGAGGGCATTGGATACCTGGAACTTAGAGTTATGGTTGATGGTGAACTACCaagtgggtgggtgctgggaaccgaaccctcATTCTCAGCAAGAGCAAGTGCACAttg
This genomic interval carries:
- the Msantd2 gene encoding myb/SANT-like DNA-binding domain-containing protein 2 isoform X3, whose translation is MAAPCGSELPANSPLKIPKMEVLSPASPGDLSDGNPSLSDPSTPRGASPLGPGSTAGSGTAASGGLGQGLGGRSAASSSVSFSPGGGGGGGGAAAAAAAACRGMSWTPAETNALIAVWGNERLVEARYQQLEGAGTVFGSKAPGPAMYERVSRALAELGYERTPSQCRERIKLVRCPELNAVLQLWSHRC